The Megalops cyprinoides isolate fMegCyp1 chromosome 12, fMegCyp1.pri, whole genome shotgun sequence genome contains a region encoding:
- the alkal2b gene encoding ALK and LTK ligand 2 — MSAQRTPVYMGLILLIFTAGHSKQNAAPTNSRDGRSLFELIMDKVRHVKQHRPDDTDDLKYSSTKQDYSFDAEEVHSLKSYPDDHVLEVFPRDLRQKEKFLQHLTGPLYFSPKCRKHFNRLYHNARDCTIPAYYKRCARLLTRLAGSQRCTEG; from the exons ATGAGTGCACAGCGCACACCTGTCTATATGGGACTTATACTGTTGATCTTCACCGCCGGACACAGCAAGCAGAACGCTGCTCCCACGAACTCTAGGGACGGAAGAAGCCTCTTCGAACTGATAATGGACAAAGTAAGACACGTGAAGCAGCATCGGCCAGACGACACTGACGACCTGAAATATTCCTCCACCAAACAAGACTATTCATTCGATGCAGAGGAAGTACACAGCTTAAAATCCTATCCTGATGATCACGTTCTTG AAGTCTTTCCGAGAGAtctgagacagaaagaaaagtttTTACAACACCTGACAG GTCCTCTTTACTTTAGTCCCAAGTGCAGAAAACACTTTAACAGACTATATCACAATGCTAGAGACTGCACGATACCAGCAT attaCAAACGTTGTGCCAGACTTTTAACAAGGTTAGCAGGGAGTCAGAGATGCACGGAAGGTTAA